The Chlorocebus sabaeus isolate Y175 chromosome 9, mChlSab1.0.hap1, whole genome shotgun sequence genome includes a window with the following:
- the ZMIZ1 gene encoding zinc finger MIZ domain-containing protein 1 isoform X4, whose product MQPPLSSMSSMKPTLSHSDGSFPYDSVPWQQNTNQPPGSLSVVTTVWGVTNTSQSQVLGNPMANANNPMNPGGNPMASGMTTSNPGLNSPQFAGQQQQFSAKAGPAQPYIQQSMYGRPNYPGSGGFGASYPGGPNAPAGMGIPPHTRPPADFTQPAAAAAAAAVAAAAATATATATATVAALQETQNKDINQYGPVCSSFQMGPTQAYNSQFMNQPGPRGPASMGGSMNPASMAAGMTPSGMSGPPMGMNQPRPPGISPFGTHGQRMPQQTYPGPRPQSLPIQNIKRPYPGEPNYGNQQYGPNSQFPTQPGQYPTPNPPRPLTSPNYPGQRMPSQPSSGQYPPPTVNMGQYYKPEQFNGQNNTFSGSSYSNYSQGNVNRPPRPVPVANYPHSPVPGNPTPPMTPGSSIPPYLSPSQDVKPPFPPDIKPNMSALPPPPANHNDELRLTFPVRDGVVLEPFRLEHNLAVSNHVFHLRPTVHQTLMWRSDLELQFKCYHHEDRQMNTNWPASVQVSVNATPLTIERGDNKTSHKPLHLKHVCQPGRNTIQITVTACCCSHLFVLQLVHRPSVRSVLQGLLKKRLLPAEHCITKIKRNFSSVAASSGNTTLNGEDGVEQTAIKVSLKCPITFRRIQLPARGHDCKHVQCFDLESYLQLNCERGTWRCPVCNKTALLEGLEVDQYMWGILNAIQHSEFEEVTIDPTCSWRPVPIKSDLHIKDDPDGIPSKRFKTMSPSQMIMPNVMEMIAALGPGPSPYPLPPPPGGTNSNDYSSQGNNYQGHGNFDFPHGNPGGTSMNDFMHGPPQLSHPPDMPNNMAALEKPLSHPMQETMPHAGSSDQPHPSIQQGLHVPHPSSQSGPPLHHSGAPPPPPSQPPRQPPQAAPSSHPHSDLTFNPSSALEGQAGAQGASDMPEPSLDLLPELTNPDELLSYLDPPDLPSNSNDDLLSLFENN is encoded by the exons GTCCTTGGGAACCCTATGGCCAATGCCAACAACCCCATGAATCCAGGCGGCAACCCCATGGCGTCGGGCATGACCACCAGCAACCCCGGCCTCAACTCCCCGCAGTTTGCggggcagcagcagcagttcTCAGCCAAGGCTGGCCCTGCTCAGCCCTACATCCAGCAGAGCATGTATGGCCGGCCCAACTACCCCGGCAGTGGGGGCTTTGGGGCCAG TTACCCTGGGGGTCCTAACGCCCCCGCAGGCATGGGCATCCCTCCGCACACCAGGCCGCCTGCTGACTTCACTCAGCCCGCGGCAGCCGCTGCAGCAGcggcagtggcagcagcagcagccacagctACGGCCACAGCCACGGCCACTGTGGCAGCCCTGCAGGAGACACAGAACAAGGATATAAACCAGTATGGACCG GTCTGTTCCTCTTTCCAGATGGGTCCCACCCAGGCGTATAACAGCCAATTCATGAACCAGCCCGGGCCACGGGGGCCTGCCTCCATGGGGGGCAGCATGAACCCCGCGAGCATGGCGGCTGGCATGACGCCCTCGGGGATGAGCGGCCCTCCCATGGGCATGAACCAGCCCCGGCCGCCCGGCATCAGCCCCTTTGGCACGCACGGGCAGCGGATGCCCCAGCAGACCTACCCGGGCCCCCGGCCCCAGTCCCTTCCTATTCAGAACATAAAGAGGCCATACCCTGGAGAG CCCAACTATGGAAACCAGCAATATGGACCAAACAGCCAGTTCCCCACCCAGCCAGGCCAGTACCCAACCCCCAACCCCCCGAGGCCACTCACCTCCCCCAACTACCCAGGACAGAGGATGCCCAGCCAGCCGAGCTCCGGGCAGTACCCGCCCCCGACGGTCAACATGGGGCAGTATTACAAG CCAGAGCAGTTTAATGGACAAAACAACACGTTCTCGGGAAGCAGCTACAGTAACTACAGCCAAGGGAACGTCAACAGG ccTCCTAGGCCGGTTCCTGTGGCAAATTACCCCCACTCGCCTGTTCCAGGGAACCCCACACCCCCCATGACCCCTGGGAGCAGCATCCCTCCATACCTGTCCCCCAGCCAAGACGTCAAACCACCCTTCCCGCCTGACATCAAGCCAAATATGAGCGCTCTGCCGCCACCCCCAG CCAACCACAATGACGAGCTGCGGCTCACATTCCCCGTGCGGGATGGCGTGGTGCTGGAGCCCTTCCGCCTGGAGCACAACCTGGCTGTCAGCAACCATGTGTTCCACCTGCGGCCCACGGTCCACCAGACGCTGATGTGGAG GTCTGACCTGGAGCTGCAGTTCAAGTGCTACCACCATGAGGACCGGCAGATGAACACCAACTGGCCCGCCTCGGTGCAGGTCAGCGTGAACGCCACGCCCCTCACCATTGAGCGCGGCGACAACAAGACCTCCCACAAGCCCCTGCATCTGAAGCACGTGTGCCAGCCGGGTCGCAACACCATCCAGATCACTGTCACGGCTTGCTGCTGC TCACACCTCTTCGTGCTGCAGCTGGTGCACCGGCCCTCCGTCCGCTCTGTGCTGCAAGGACTCCTCAAGAAGCGCCTCCTGCCCGCAGAGCACTGTATCACAAAAA TCAAGCGGAATTTCAGCAGCGTGGCTGCCTCCTCGGGCAACACGACCCTCAACGGGGAGGATGGGGTGGAGCAGACAGCCATCAAGGTGTCTCTGAAGTGCCCCATCACATTCCGGCGCATCCAGCTGCCTGCTCGAGGACACGATTGCAAGCATGTCCAG tgCTTTGACCTGGAGTCGTACCTGCAGCTGAATTGTGAAAGAGGGACCTGGAGGTGTCCCGTGTGCAA TAAAACTGCTCTGCTGGAGGGCCTGGAGGTGGATCAGTACATGTGGGGAATCCTGAATGCCATCCAACA CTCCGAGTTTGAAGAGGTCACCATCGATCCCACGTGCAGCTGGCGGCCAGTGCCCATCAAGTCGGACTTACACATCAAGGACGACCCTGACGGCATCCCCTCCAAGCGGTTCAAGACCATGAGTCCCAGCCAGATGATCATGCCCAACGTCATGGAGATGATCGCAGCCCTGGGCCCCGGCCCGTCTCCCTaccccctcccgcctcccccggGGGGCACCAACTCCAACGACTACAGCAGCCAAG GCAACAACTACCAAGGCCATGGCAACTTTGACTTCCCCCACGGGAACCCTGGAGGGACATCCATGAATGACTTCATGCACGGGCCCCCCCAACTCTCCCATCCCCCGGACATGCCCAACAACATGGCCGCCCTTGAGAAACCCCTCAGCCACCCCATGCAGGAAACT ATGCCACACGCTGGCAGCTCTGACCAGCCCCACCCCTCCATACAACAAGGTTTGCACGTACCACACCCCAGCAGCCAGTCAGGGCCTCCATTACATCACAGtggggctcctcctcctcctccttcccagcctccccGGCAGCCGCCACAGGCCGCTCCCAGCAGCCATCCACACAGCGACCTGACCTTTAACCCCTCCTCAGCCTTAGAGGGTCAGGCCGGAGCGCAGGGAGCATCCGACATGCCGGAGCCTTCGCTGGAT CTCCTTCCCGAACTCACAAATCCTGACGAGCTCCTGTCTTACCTGGACCCCCCCGACCTGCCGAGCAATAGTAACGATGACCTCCTGTCTCTGTTTGAGAACAACTGA